From a region of the Halomicrobium mukohataei DSM 12286 genome:
- the proB gene encoding glutamate 5-kinase, with protein sequence MSEQSAIESVGEATVEQAREQAADAQRVIVKAGTNSLTDEDSQLDRVKLDKLVSDIMDLRKRGKDVLLVSSGAVGAGKGLIDEETETVEESQALSTVGQSHLMRHYTQSFDRYDQTVAQILLTEHDLANPERFTNVRNTIETLFDWGIVPIINENDAIATEEIQIGDNDMLSASVAIGVNADLLVTLTDVGGVYTGNPKDDDDAALIEAVGANYDAVQSLVDDSTTAEFGGIQTKVEGARDVSEHGTPAIIAGSADRDVLERIATAKSVGTLFVPINGATDD encoded by the coding sequence GGCGAGGCGACCGTCGAGCAGGCGCGCGAGCAGGCCGCCGACGCCCAGCGCGTGATCGTCAAGGCGGGGACGAACTCGCTGACCGACGAGGACTCCCAGCTCGATCGCGTGAAACTCGACAAGCTTGTCAGCGACATCATGGACCTCCGGAAGCGGGGGAAGGACGTGCTGCTGGTCTCGTCTGGCGCGGTCGGTGCGGGCAAGGGGCTGATCGACGAGGAGACCGAGACCGTCGAGGAGAGCCAGGCCCTCTCGACGGTCGGACAGAGCCACCTGATGCGCCACTACACCCAGAGCTTCGACCGCTACGACCAGACGGTCGCACAGATCCTGCTGACCGAGCACGATCTGGCCAACCCCGAGCGCTTTACGAACGTCCGCAACACCATCGAGACGCTGTTCGACTGGGGGATCGTGCCGATCATCAACGAGAACGACGCGATCGCGACCGAGGAGATCCAGATCGGCGACAACGACATGCTCTCGGCGTCGGTCGCCATCGGCGTCAACGCCGACCTGCTGGTGACCCTGACCGACGTTGGCGGCGTCTACACGGGCAACCCGAAAGACGACGACGACGCGGCGCTGATCGAGGCAGTCGGCGCGAACTACGACGCCGTCCAGTCGCTCGTCGACGACAGCACGACCGCCGAGTTCGGCGGCATCCAGACGAAAGTCGAGGGCGCGCGCGACGTGAGCGAACACGGCACACCGGCGATCATCGCCGGCTCGGCGGACCGCGACGTACTGGAACGGATCGCTACTGCCAAATCGGTGGGCACGCTATTCGTCCCGATAAACGGAGCCACAGATGACTGA